A region of Paenimyroides aestuarii DNA encodes the following proteins:
- a CDS encoding acyl-CoA reductase — protein MILEDKKKAFIQLGHFLKQFTTTPYQQNPEVLCNELFFEPFIGLINQLHHSNSWFKREQLEFAFKSWSDALTNDHLTKWLAAYDFQEEPLKTIGLVLAGNIPMVGFHDILSVLISGNKALIKLSSNDELLIPVLLKYLETVEPELKNRYEITKDKLQNFDAVIATGSNNTARYFEYYFGKHPHIIRKNRNSVAVLNGNESKEDLVALGEDIFRYYGLGCRNVSKLFVPKNYNFDLFFEAMFAFKDLIDDDKYANNYDYNKAVFLMSNFNLLDNGFMTIKEDTGYTSPISSVFYEFYDDINEVKKRLNTDKEKIQCVVSNQIIENSLPFGTTQTPQLWDYADNVDTMKFLLSL, from the coding sequence ATGATTTTAGAAGATAAAAAAAAGGCTTTTATACAATTGGGGCACTTTTTAAAACAATTTACTACGACACCCTACCAACAAAACCCCGAGGTGTTGTGCAACGAATTGTTTTTTGAGCCGTTTATTGGTCTAATTAACCAATTACACCACAGCAACAGTTGGTTTAAACGCGAACAACTAGAATTTGCATTCAAATCGTGGAGCGATGCGTTAACAAATGATCATCTAACCAAATGGCTCGCTGCATATGATTTTCAGGAAGAACCTTTAAAAACAATAGGGTTGGTGTTGGCTGGAAACATTCCAATGGTGGGTTTCCATGACATTTTATCAGTGTTGATATCGGGCAATAAGGCATTAATCAAATTATCTTCAAACGATGAATTACTGATTCCTGTTTTGTTGAAATACCTTGAAACAGTTGAACCCGAGCTTAAAAATCGATATGAAATTACAAAAGATAAACTACAAAATTTTGATGCAGTAATTGCCACAGGAAGCAACAACACCGCACGATATTTTGAATATTATTTTGGAAAGCACCCTCATATTATCCGTAAAAACCGAAATTCGGTTGCTGTTTTAAATGGCAATGAATCAAAAGAAGATTTGGTGGCTTTGGGTGAAGATATTTTTAGGTATTACGGTTTGGGTTGCAGAAATGTATCGAAACTTTTCGTGCCAAAAAATTACAATTTTGATTTGTTTTTTGAAGCAATGTTTGCTTTTAAAGACCTTATAGACGACGATAAATACGCCAATAATTACGATTACAACAAAGCTGTTTTTTTAATGAGCAATTTTAATTTGCTAGACAACGGTTTTATGACAATTAAAGAAGACACAGGATATACCTCTCCTATTTCATCTGTTTTTTATGAGTTTTATGATGATATAAACGAAGTTAAAAAGCGATTAAATACCGATAAGGAAAAAATTCAATGTGTTGTTTCCAACCAAATAATAGAAAATAGTTTGCCTTTTGGAACCACACAAACCCCACAACTTTGGGATTATGCAGATAATGTGGATACAATGAAATTTTTATTATCTTTATAA
- a CDS encoding 4Fe-4S dicluster domain-containing protein, protein MAIIITDECINCGACEPECPNTAIYEGADDWRWKDGTKLNGKVILPDGSEVDADDAQTPISDDIYYIVPGKCTECKGFHEEPQCAAVCPVDCCVPDDNHVESEEVLLERQAFLHNE, encoded by the coding sequence ATGGCAATTATAATAACCGATGAATGTATAAATTGTGGTGCCTGCGAGCCGGAGTGCCCAAATACAGCAATATATGAAGGTGCCGACGATTGGCGTTGGAAAGATGGTACAAAATTAAACGGAAAAGTGATTTTACCAGACGGTTCGGAAGTAGATGCAGACGATGCACAAACACCGATTTCGGACGATATTTATTACATTGTTCCTGGAAAATGTACCGAGTGTAAAGGTTTTCACGAAGAGCCACAATGTGCAGCTGTTTGCCCAGTTGATTGTTGTGTGCCCGATGATAATCATGTGGAAAGTGAAGAAGTGCTATTAGAACGACAAGCTTTTTTACATAACGAATAG